TATATCTGCGTACATAGCCGAAAACGGAAGAATTATGGTTATTGTAAAAAACTAATTAGCTTCATAACAACGATTAATTGCGTAAATAATCATGTTTTttcaattgaaatttcttttagTCAGATACCAATGTGTATCCTTTCCCTATTTGCATAATCATTATGTTATTTTAAAGCTGCCACAGATTTGATTAAATTCGTGTATGTTTTATTAACGACGATCGCATTAAAGCTATCGTGCCTCTTGGCTGTGTAACGAAAAGGTGCATACGCGTAAAAGTACTCAGTACCCGATACGCGTCACACCAAATATAAATACGAAACAATATCGTAAATAACAAGTAACTCTAAAAATTCAACTAGTTCTATCTATGTACATtcatgatataacatataattttatgGTACGTTGTCTCAGTAAAATCGATGTAATAATTCTCAAGTTCCAGGTTATATCCTAGACCTCGGTATAAGCCTTATTTATTGCGTAGAACGCTAATTGGTCCAATGGAATGAGTAGGCATTAAATGCATTCAACATTATCTATGTAGCTAAATGCTAAAGATATAAAGGCCAAGAGACAATAAAATTGTGTGAATGCATTTATTCTACTCTAATAGtcctaattaataattgttctaCTACTTGTATTTATATCCATTTTTATAGCATACTCTTGGTCAAGACTGTGCAAATAGTTGCTGGAATGATCCATGTATACTCATGTAAAATAGTCAGTGCCATTatgaatataatacatatacacTCTACTTTACGTTAAATATAGCAACAGTTTGGTTTTGGACCATGACCATGCTATTCTATCTGGTTTATTCATATTAGTAACAGTATAAttctaaagaaaataaatcaattttcaattttcagtcTTAATTTCTATTGTTGTCGGTTGCTACTGTTGTTATTGATATTACTGCTGTTACTGTTATTGTTATTCGGGTTGTTGCTAGTACTGCTGTTGCTGCCACTGCtgctgttattattgttattattattgtgatGATTGTGGTGGTGGTGATTATTGCTATTCAATGTAGGGATAGTGGGATTCCCAATATTATCTATTTCGCGCTGCGCACGTGAAATTTTTACCTTGTCCCGCGGCGTTCCATCCTCACCGGTTTCCATAGCAAAcattttcatcttttctttAAAACTCAGCTTTTCAGGTACTTGCCCAACTTGAGAACTTTGTTGCTGCTTTTGTTTTTCAGCGAGCCTTCTTTGTCTGGGATCcctaaataaaacaataaagtaAAAATCCACGATTCATTTTCTGATTATTAGCAACCATTCGAgcacaaaaaataataaattatagcgTTACTTGTACACTTCTTGAGCACCTATTACACCAGGGGTACTACCAGTAATTGGAGCCCCACCGGATCCTTCGGGTGCTTTTGGAGATGCCAATAAAATTTCTGCATCATTTATGAAATTCTGAAAGTAATAAGTAAATAGTGAAAATAGGTTTACATAGTTGTAACTTTAAGTTGCTCAACTATAAATTGGTAAACCatcaaaatttgtaataaaagttTTCAATTGGAATTGAAATGAAAGCAGGATAAAGCTaccaaatacatatatattgaataaatgatgatattatctgcataaaaaatgtaaataatttaaaaatcgtgAGTTCAATATGTGATTGAACATGTACGAAAGTGCACACaattttagaaataatatatatgtgtatatataatctATCTTACATTTGGATCTTCTGTAATGACATCCATAGCCAGAATTTGACTTGTGCTCGAATTTCCAGACGAAACACTTCGTTGCACTGATTCTACATTTGCATTTGAGTCATGAAAAGAGACTCTCTTAACAGACGTTGACTGCGGCTGAGCCAATGTTACTATATTAGATATGTTTGCATTATTCGACCTCAGGGTACTTTGTTGCGACATAACCGCATAACTAGAACCTCGTTCCGGAGGCAGAGGCGCATCGTTGCTAGTATTATGCGTggctattaaaatatatatgtacatataatccAAACATAAATGGTGACAATTAGTAGAAGAGGaccttgtttttattttgtcatTACTGACAGTATTCTGAATACTTACAAGAGGCGCTTGATCCGTTAATAATTAGGCTGTCCAATCGTAACATACTGGGATGTAACATTTGTTGAGTTTTCAAATGGGATTGCAATTGTTGCGAGTGATGTTGCTGTTGATACATTTGTTGGATTTGTTGTTGTTTGTTAatttcttcctccttctttttcGATTGAGTGTCGTCGAATTCGACTTGTTTTCGCTTAATCTCCTCGTGTCTACGATGcatctctttttcttcgttagATTGAGATAAACCAAGTGGTTTTTGAGAAGAGTTTAAATGAAGCAAGGATGACATTTGAATTTGCCCTATATTATTTGGCATTTGATTGGTGTGTTCATGTTGAAGATCTGACGAAAAATGCGAACCAGAACTCTCTTGTTGCTGTTGATGTGGCTGTTGCTGTTGCAGACaagtatttacaatattttgcgAAGATTGCTGAGATGGGCCATTGCCCGTATGTATCGACACGACGTTGGTAGAATGCATCGGGGAACCACCAACAGATTGACCAGTATGATTTCCTTTGATAGATTGATTGGTTGCATTTGTTCTAGGCAAGTTGAGGTGATGTTGCTCCAATGAATTATTTCGATCTTGTGGCACCGTTGTACGAAGCAAGCTTTGTTGTACTCTTATGTTCTCGGTGTCTAAATCATTACTTTCTTCGTCATCGTCTTGTTGATTGGCAACTTCCTCAGCTCTTTTTTGAAAGTCTCTTTCCAGCTGAAGAGCCCGCAGTTGTTCTTCCTGTTGTGATGTTCTGTGAGATAATGCACTTAATTCCGCTATTTGTTGATCTCGCCACTGTCTTGCAGCTTCTCTTCTACGTGCTTGTTCctaaataatttcatataataataacaataaaacgaTAACAAAgatacatttaataaataaacttactctttctttctcttctcgttGCCATGGATTCGTAGCACTATATTGATATTGACGTGGTTGTAACGTAGTTCCAGTTGTATTTGCTGGATAATACCCCCCACGAGGGGGATCCTGCATACTCGCAGTGTACCTGGGtggataaatattatttcagttTTTTAGTCTCATTTATATTATCTGATCTTTCATTAATTAACCAACAAGATATTACCTTGAATCCGATTGTTTACTATAAAGTGGATGAGTCGAAGTGCTTGGCGGCGGCGGTGGAGGACTTTCTGGATATCCTTCTTCCGGTAAAGTAGGCCGTATTGGAATTTCATTAGACATCGTACTTCCTTCCGGTGCAGTTTGCGCTCTATTTATTCCATTTTCGTCATTATAATGTTCGTTTCGTACATCCGAATTTAAATAATACTGCGATCCAACAGCAACATGTTGATTTTGATCCATatataattttccaatatcTCGTGTACCTTGATCTCTTCCATAGTCGAGCAACATTCCGTTGGATTGTAAGCGAATTAAATCGTTTTTTCCTCTGGTGGATGTCATACTAGCATGTCCATATTGAATATGTCCAAGATTTTGTTGTTGGATATTTTGATGTTGATGTTGGTGCTGATGTTGATGCTGATGCTGATGTTGATGCTGAAGCTGAAGCTGATGTTGATGTTGATGCGGATGCTGATGTTGTGATTGAGGTTGAGATTGATGTTGGTGTTGATGTTGATGCACGTGTGGGGATTTTCCATATTGGACCATATAGGGGCCATATTGCGCATCCAAGTAACCATAATTCGAAGGTCCCGTTTGTCTCGTGGTTACATGACCAGATGTTGAGATGGATGGTGCGGAGGACACTGTTACTGGTGGACTTGATCCCAAATTTGGTTGGGAACCGGCAGATTTTGTTGGTCGGACGGCAGAACTTATCGGAGATTGAACGGacatatttgtttttaaattatatgcGGTTGGTCGATATTGATTCAATGGGACTGGAATGCCACCTCGTAATTCGCGTCTTCTGACTTCTTCTTGCATTTCTTGGAGCTTTGCTTCTTGTCGTATTATATCCCGAGATGACTGAGATCTTGGAGGCGCTGCACAGCCTTGTTGCGAAAGACCACCAACAAGGTAAGATTGTTGTTGAGGTTGAGGTACATATGCAGATATTGGACGGTCTCTGGTCTGATTCATTTCAAATGTTCCTGGACGATTCAAAGAATTTTGTGAACCTCTCGAACTTTTTTGCAGTTGCAGAGGATTCCTATAAATTCACGGAAAGGGAAGAaattagataattttatttgaaattcacAGGTCGAGAAAATAAAACTAAAGTAAGAAAACCAAAATgaacgaattttattaaaacaaatgataaaaaaataagaaaaataaaagctaTTTACCTGTCATCCGAATGTTGAGAGGGACTATGTCGTTGCTTGGTCGTGGTGGTGGTCGtggtcgttgtcgtcgtcgtcgtgtctTGATTCCGATAGATGCTCAAGTTTTGATAAAATCTTTCGGCTTCGTTACTTTGAAGAATATTCGAACTTGGCCCAACATTAGCACTTGAACTATTGTTACTCGTTGTTTGACCAGGGTTCAAATTCGGTGATGATTGTTGTCTACTCACAAGACCACTCGGTGGTAATGTTCCCATTTTTGTTGGATCATGTAAATTATGACTCGAGCTATTTTTAGAaagaaatgtattatataaagaaAGAGGAATGGATAAACATGATTTAAAAAAGATGGTAAAATTATTTTGGGAAGCGAAAGGAATCGAAAATTCTTAGGGTTCAGTTAAGATCTAAAGTAAGGAAAAGTTCACTAAAGTTCGAAAGAAAATGAATTCTCTTACCGAGAACGTAGCGACGTCGAACTGTTGATTGTGGTCATTGGTGGAGGTGGCTGCGTAACAGGCGGTGTAACGCTGTTACTCGACGATGCCCTGCTATAACCAGGATTGAATACCTCGTGCTGTTGTTTTCCATCCGTTCCTACATCTGTTTTACAGAACCGTGCGACACACATTAATTAGTATACATATTTTTGTGAGATAAAATTTTAACCCAACAAAGTGAGAAAACAATAACgcaaaaataatagtaataatgtaataaatagcGCATAAAATCCTAGAtacaaaaaatagaaagagaaaggaaaaagaaacaaaacggAACGAGATGAAGCGAGGCGAGACGAAGTGAAAAACAAAAAGGTGAAAAGCGGATTAGAAGTGAGTCATAATATCACGAAAGTAAAGTGTGTGACCAAGTTAGAGGCGAAAGGAGTGCTTGAATCCAACGAGCAACATGATAATGACAACCATATAGCACAGTATCTCCATTTCGCTATCATTCACTCTCCTTTCTTCAATTACCGTTTCTACTTACTGTGCAATGCTGGCACGGACTTGCTGGTATGTATTTGTTGTTGCGGTGCAGTAGCGTCGCGTCCAAGCCGAGATGGTAAGTCTCGTTCACTCATGCGACGAGGTCCTGCGATAGTCACACGTGCGGAAACATATGTTTGTGTAATGTTGTActttaatgatatttattgtGAACATTTAGACAAGCATGAATAATTCAAGCAGTATATTGTGATTCATCCGCCAATTATGAAAAATCAACAGAATAGACTACATCATTCAAAAAATCATatagaaaatatcaatttttcacGCGTGCATCGCACGCTTTATTCAAAAAAtggttatatttattatatcaatatattatatacttcttCCTGCGAGATTGTGTTTTAATAACGTATGCATGCATATTTCGTTAATAGCAATAACAACAACACATGTAAATAGCGTAAAGTAAATACATGTGAAGTATGAATgttgttatttatatatgtataatgtgtatacatataacaAAGTACAAAGACAGAAAAAAAAGCGGACgtgtaaaatttaaattgtaacaAAAGCAAGCTAAGTCCTATTCCtctcttttatacattttcattcattctcctttttttctttttcgctctACACTTACAACATGCACATAAACATTTATCTCATAGCGAAACCGATTGCTAACGAAAGAAACAGAAGATGTGCTTTTAAGTAGAAGAGgggaaaaacaagaaaaattgttaaaaagaaaattatcttGACATGCGTGAGGTAAGTCGATCATTGGTAAATGACTATTAACTTGCATAACATCCATTATTCCTAATATTGACAGGCACGCATTAAAAAAATGCGAGAGCAAAATCAATTGCTTACGTAAAAAGAAACCAATATCTAGATGAGTTTGACTCGATCTTGGATAAATCTTGGATAAAACTGATTTTTTCCAATGTTGGTCGAGCTTTACATCGATCTCTATGTCTTTATCAATTATCGAAGTTTCTTTTTCAATCTCCACTGGCGCATGTTGATCGCTTTTAATCGGTAAAAGATCGAAATGGTTTTTCTCTGCGACACGTGATATCGGATTCTGTTGGAATTTGTCTTTgaagatgaaattttctttgCAAGTTTTTAGTccgtatattgttttgttatcgttatcgttatcttGCGAGGAATCCTCGTTTCGAGATCGGGAATACTGCTGATCGTTAGTGAGAAACGATGATGCTTTATCAGCATCGCCCCGTTGATCAGTAGTTCGTTTCAATTCGTTGGTGGAACGGTATTTTTTTCGTTTACACCACCTCTGTTTTCGCTGCTCGCTGTCCTCATTACGTGATAATTCTTTTGCCTTTTCAATATTTGGATAGGAATTTGCCAACCGTTTGATCAATTTATCATCGAATAAGAGTGGTTTGCTTGCATTCTCACTTCGCACACTGTTCTCTCCAATATCCGTCGGCCACGATGACACGAATCTCTGAATATTCGCCTGTATTTCACGCAAAGACAACGATGAGGCTGTACCTGACTCTGTATCGACGAAAATGCTGTTTGAAACTTCCATGTCTGGTTCTTTATTCAATACGTGAAAAGAAGGTAGAGAAGGAGAACGAAAAGGAAGAAGCGATGCTCTCGCACCATCGAGATCAGACACTTCCCTCAGTTGTTCTATCACCTGTTTTTGTTCTGACAATGACAACTTCCGTTTACCATCTGTTGATTGACCTTTATACACATCGGCTGAATTATTGTGATAGCAATAATAGTTAACATCACCATTTTCATTTAACAGATCTATGGTCGATTTTTCGAACATTTGGTCCAATCCAATTGGTGCAAGATATCGTCGTTTAATTTCGCTATTTCTCAAATCTAGTTCGGATTGACATTCATTGATATCGTCGATGGCGGGAAACCGATAATCCGATCGCTTTTGATAAATTTGAATCGAGGCAACATTAGGTTCTGAAGAAAATTTTTTTGAGCTCTCTAATAATTTAATCGCATTAGGTCGATGATGAATCGGTTCAACATCGCCGAGTTTTGAAAAATGTTTTGCCAACGCGGCTACGCGACCACCACAACCGAGGCGCACCTCTTCCGGTGATTTCCAACATTTGTTGAAAGTCGATATATCACTTGACGTATCGCTATCTAGACCAGACAAGTCAAGATTTAATACTGGATTTACAGCGTTATTAACATTCGGAGTTGTTTTCGAAATCATGCAAATTTTGGAATCACCGTTCTCCTTATTTGATATATCTTTTTCCACCTTTTTTTCTCTTATCTCGTAATTTTTGTCTCGTTGTTCCAACGCTTGAAATCCAATAATTGTCATTTTATTAGCTTCTGCGTATTCCTGTTGCCTATTCGATGCTTCTTGCCCATTCTCATTTATGATCTGTGATCTTTTCTCAATCACCGAATGTTGCGAACATCTGCAATATTTGCCCATAACATCGTTTTTATATCGTGGTAAATTTGATGCAGCGAAATCATCTTGTGAAATATTGGTTACATCAATCACACGATTATTAGATATGTTATTGTTCTCCGATTGATACTCGTTGAATTCGTTTAAAGGATGACATGACGTCGGGGTGTCATCCGTTTGATCGATATAAGGTATCGAATCGAGAGAAAAATTATCACATTTGATACCTAGCGCCGTTGTCGTGGAAACCGAATTTGTCGAATTTAAAATGATTGACGGTGTTTGAACAGCGTTCATATTCATTGACTGGGTAAACGGAACAGGTTGCCCAACTTCCGAAACAAACGACAAGCTTGTCGTTTTAGATCTGTGGTTTGTTTGATCGGTTGAAGCGCGTGTATTATTCGTCGAAATAGTATGATCGCGTGTTTGCAAATATCTATCACCATGCTCCAAATTCGAACTCAAATCTGTACCATGGTCATTACCACCATCACCACTACTGTTACCACCACCAACTACTGTTTCTACATTTTCTCGCTTTTCCCGCCGAGACTGCTGTTTTACCGACTCGTTATCGGTATGTTCCGCATAAGTCCGCGTGTATGTTAACAATGACGACGGTGTATGATCCCGCAAACACGTTTGTCGCAGGTCTTTCGATTGTGAAATACTCCAGAATGGTTTGCAGTACCGATTTGAGACGAGGCgagaagaatttaataaatcggaattatgataatatttatattccaaGTCCTTTGAACAAATCGAAGAAAGAATCGCACCTGGTACTGAATCGATCGAACGTTCCGAACCGATCGCGTGCCTTGGAACGCTCAATAAATTACCCATTGAATGCGATGTAGATGGCTGCTCGTTCGTTTCCTGCGATGAAGCTTCCAAGTTTTCGGACTTGGGGCGAATCTTGTGCGCTGCTCAAGAACAATCAGTTAGTAAAGCGTTAATTAAGCAATCATCTATATCTGGCTATTTCGCGAGAGCCAGAACCCGATGAATAAAATGACGTGCGGTGACGAATAATACGAGCGAGAACGATTCATGAAAGCGTTATAAGCTGTTTAACATTCCGCAATTAGCAGATTAAAAGCATCGCGCAAGAACGAATTAGAGTATATTTTGCACTATAAATTTAAGCGATTACTTATTtcagtttctttctctttatcacGTCGCTTTTTTAAGCTCGTTGCCTTACTCTCACGGTATTTtaattcttgtaatattttcttctcAGTATTAAAGCGAAACGAATTATCGAACGGTGAAACGACGCAATCGAATCGCATTATGATTATTAAAGAAAGTTCAAAACGGTTTTCGAACGGACAACATACATACCTCTGGTCATTACTGGTGACGGTTGTGATAATAAAGTGGCCAAACCATGATATATGGCACCTTGTTTAGCAACTTCCAATGTTACTATTGGTCCGGTACGTACTAAATATTCAGCAGCTCTACGAAATAGCAAAGTCAATGTTATTATAAGTCCAACCATAGAGAGAATTAATATGGATAATTTCTCCTAAAATGGTTCTACATCCATTATGCAATCTTTAGCACAACCTATACATTACTTACTTTTCCTGAGTAATTCCTACTAAACTTTGTCCGTCCACTTTTAGCAATTGGTCTCCAGCCGTCAATCTGCCGTcctgcatatgtatgtatatattttaaaattgtgTAAAAATGAAGCGATTAGATGTATTCGTTTAAACTACATAGTATATATATGTCAAAATTAACAATAGAGATTTACATATGGATATAAATGATAGATTTTACTAATgatagaataattattaataattatttgtggTAGAATGTAAATGAGAGAAAcgactttgttttaattttccTCTTGTCTCTATGTACTACATGGAGATTTACTTACAGCATCAGCAGCACCACCAGCAACTACGCTCTTTATATATATTCCAAGCCTATCCTGACCAGCGCCCTGCAACATATCGCAACCGAATGTATATCCTATTGGCGAGAACAAGGTATTTCATaagatttaaaatatataattacatgtaaatataatacatataatacaaaaacACATACTTTGGCTGCGACAATGCTCAAACCCATTCCATTGGTAGACTTGTGTAATTTTATTACATGTATCTCGGGTTGAGCACCACTCGGCCCTGTATGACAGGAATAACCTCCAGATCTATTGCTCATTGCGCTTGGACTGCgatactattaaatattattggtAATTAAGATCTTGATTATTGTTCAAGTATCATCATTGCTAGCCGTGGTAGGAAGCAGAACAAGGgtaaaaagaaggaaggaaacgggaacaagaaaaaaagagaggaaaaagaaaacaaattacaTTATTGTGATGATCTATCATGTATATAGTCCAATATCCACTACTGGTGGGTTGTGGTGCCATACGGCATAGACCATCCCGTTGCAATGGCGCTAAAAATTCGGCTAATCCTGGAGGTACACCACGAATAACTTCGCAACTGTATCCATCTTCGGGAAGTAAAAGCGCTAAAGCGAGCGTAGGCTCTTCTTCAAGTCGAATCTCTCTGCCATCAGCACGTGCGAGCGTATCAGCCACGCTTTCGGCCACCTAGAATTCAATATGATAACGCATTACTTATAAATATATTGGAAATCCTATCATGTTTCCACCTTTATCCTTTTTATGTGGTATTATTACATAAGTAGACATATCAACTCACTCTGACTACGTTTTCAATCAATTCCGCAGGAAGTCTTGGTTCATCCGCAGCTGGTTGATACTTTTGCAACAATGCTCTGACCTGAAGAGAATTCAACTTGAAGCACGTAGAGCTCAAGGTAGCAAGTTCCTCCGCATTGTATTTTGGAGCTTGTAGAAGATGAGTCGCTTGCATGATGGTTGCCAAATGACATTGACTCGCGAGTTCCAAGCCTTGCCTTTCAGCCCAAGTTTCCAGAGCGTTTAGTCTCGCCTTTAATCTACGACCGAACCATCTAACGCACAAGTTGGCATTTGAAACTAAAGCGTTAAACGCGGTCGCGTTTATTGTGTGGAACAAGTGACTAAATAGTTGAATGGTAAGTGCAGCGTTTACTCTGCATCGCCTAAGTAAAGCCATCGTGctcgaaaatatttgaagaacgCCGGCTTCTTTAGCAGGTTCGTCTGCATCTGCCATGAACTGTGACATTGCCGGTGCTAGTTCCAAGGAAATGCACCTAACCAACGACGCGAATGCTGTATGAACTGCTTCCGTCAAAATATCTTGTGCTCTGGTTGAAAACGCACCTACGTGCCGATCGTTTTTCAACATATGTAGTAGTTCCGAACCGTTTGCTAACCACAGTGCCAACGAGGACGCATCCATGTACCGTTCCTACGGCAATGATATGGAATAGAATGATGTATCAAATAACAacagtaatatttatatctccACCATCACAGTCTACCTCGGGCTTATACTGATTTAATTGTTCAATAGCTCATCTCGAGTTAGGTTATCGAAACATTATGTATTTCTTCATTAATTTACCTGTATTACTCGTTGAATCATGCTAGCGACATTTGCTAACATCACGGTCAATCTATGAGCTCTCTCCGTTGGTTGCAATTCTGGTCTATAATGTGTGCTTGCGCGATATCTCGCTGCCAAGTAAAGCGTATACGTTGGAGCCAATTTGAATTGTGGCGCCGATGGTTCAACATCTGTGATTACCGCATGAAAAAATGTTTCTTCCGTTTCCTCGAGAAATTCTAATACAGCTGGTAAAATCGGATCCGTCCCACGTGGCTGTCGATCATTCTGCAACGTTCTGCTCGAAACAACAGAAAGATTCGATATCATTCAACGTGGTTCTCCAAAATGCTATGATTGAATTTGTTTCCTCAACCGTTGGATAATTTATCATTATGTGTATGCTTATCTGTTTACGGGTACTATACAATTGTGATTTTCATATAGAAAACATATTCGTATTTCGGATTTTATATTTCGAGATGCATGTCATGGCTTAATCACTCTTCATTTGTTTGTTAGATCAAACAATCTGttcgttataaaaatgtaacaacGTAAACGTGAACTCTTTCGGTGAAACAGAAAAAGCTATTAAATATTACCTGTTACCATCCCTGCTACTGGTAAGACTGGCAGTTTCTACATTTCCATCGAGATCAAAGGTTGTTTCATAATTGTGCGTTGATTCCGGTGCATGTGTCGGGCTTCGAGTATGGCAAACagtagcaacagcagcagcagggACAGATGTAGACTTGCTCGGACTAGATGGATGTATAGGTATCGGCCTTTCCGAGCCCACCTCCGTTACATTTGGCTGCAACCGATGCCGCACACCAGCCCCGTTTGGAATTTCGCTACCGTCAGGATTCAATTCCAGCGAAAAGGGCAATCTTTCGTCTTCGTATCTGCGAATCAAACCATGCgtattacatgttataacgaTTGCCTCTCATAGTCTATCATTGGTTTCATtaatatttctcaaattatAAGTTTCCCGTTATAAGTTACAATTGGTCATCAATATAGCCAATCCCTcgcataaatttaatatattttccttttGATCAAAGACAACGAGAACTCGATGCACTCTTTTCTCCTAGAACGAACTCTTTCGCTATAATTTTATCATTCCAAAAAACCTGTAATCTAATTCGTTCCATTTGCCACTAGGTTTTTTCTTCCGTTTCCGAGGCACATAATCTGAAGGTCTTCTTCGCACATGGAACATAATTGAACCTGTAA
This DNA window, taken from Bombus terrestris chromosome 3, iyBomTerr1.2, whole genome shotgun sequence, encodes the following:
- the LOC100646773 gene encoding uncharacterized protein LOC100646773 isoform X3, whose amino-acid sequence is MGTHLCNGVIFLFVSDRMATELANKKAEREALRGVIQQWNANRLDLFELSEPNEDLEFHGVMRFYFQDSGQKVATKCIRVASDATSQAVIETLIEKFRPDMRMLSVPEYALYEIHENGERKLGLEEKPLLVQLNWHIDDREGRFLLRRIDDKTNAQGVGFSSSDGSSFRRKLSKREKKQMKKQEKLSRLKSLEQDENTIPVDQNGVAEKLYTELPETSFTRSISNPEAVMRRRRQQKLERKLQQFRSKDGGPDTGGTLKIYGEALCKDVPYKTLLLSVRDSAVQVVREMLSKYGLEKVDPQQYCLVQVNSENNINGGTQQEYILDDDECPLAILMNHPSTRGSIMFHVRRRPSDYVPRKRKKKPSGKWNELDYRYEDERLPFSLELNPDGSEIPNGAGVRHRLQPNVTEVGSERPIPIHPSSPSKSTSVPAAAVATVCHTRSPTHAPESTHNYETTFDLDGNVETASLTSSRDGNRTLQNDRQPRGTDPILPAVLEFLEETEETFFHAVITDVEPSAPQFKLAPTYTLYLAARYRASTHYRPELQPTERAHRLTVMLANVASMIQRVIQERYMDASSLALWLANGSELLHMLKNDRHVGAFSTRAQDILTEAVHTAFASLVRCISLELAPAMSQFMADADEPAKEAGVLQIFSSTMALLRRCRVNAALTIQLFSHLFHTINATAFNALVSNANLCVRWFGRRLKARLNALETWAERQGLELASQCHLATIMQATHLLQAPKYNAEELATLSSTCFKLNSLQVRALLQKYQPAADEPRLPAELIENVVRVAESVADTLARADGREIRLEEEPTLALALLLPEDGYSCEVIRGVPPGLAEFLAPLQRDGLCRMAPQPTSSGYWTIYMIDHHNNYRSPSAMSNRSGGYSCHTGPSGAQPEIHVIKLHKSTNGMGLSIVAAKGAGQDRLGIYIKSVVAGGAADADGRLTAGDQLLKVDGQSLVGITQEKAAEYLVRTGPIVTLEVAKQGAIYHGLATLLSQPSPVMTRAHKIRPKSENLEASSQETNEQPSTSHSMGNLLSVPRHAIGSERSIDSVPGAILSSICSKDLEYKYYHNSDLLNSSRLVSNRYCKPFWSISQSKDLRQTCLRDHTPSSLLTYTRTYAEHTDNESVKQQSRREKRENVETVVGGGNSSGDGGNDHGTDLSSNLEHGDRYLQTRDHTISTNNTRASTDQTNHRSKTTSLSFVSEVGQPVPFTQSMNMNAVQTPSIILNSTNSVSTTTALGIKCDNFSLDSIPYIDQTDDTPTSCHPLNEFNEYQSENNNISNNRVIDVTNISQDDFAASNLPRYKNDVMGKYCRCSQHSVIEKRSQIINENGQEASNRQQEYAEANKMTIIGFQALEQRDKNYEIREKKVEKDISNKENGDSKICMISKTTPNVNNAVNPVLNLDLSGLDSDTSSDISTFNKCWKSPEEVRLGCGGRVAALAKHFSKLGDVEPIHHRPNAIKLLESSKKFSSEPNVASIQIYQKRSDYRFPAIDDINECQSELDLRNSEIKRRYLAPIGLDQMFEKSTIDLLNENGDVNYYCYHNNSADVYKGQSTDGKRKLSLSEQKQVIEQLREVSDLDGARASLLPFRSPSLPSFHVLNKEPDMEVSNSIFVDTESGTASSLSLREIQANIQRFVSSWPTDIGENSVRSENASKPLLFDDKLIKRLANSYPNIEKAKELSRNEDSEQRKQRWCKRKKYRSTNELKRTTDQRGDADKASSFLTNDQQYSRSRNEDSSQDNDNDNKTIYGLKTCKENFIFKDKFQQNPISRVAEKNHFDLLPIKSDQHAPVEIEKETSIIDKDIEIDVKLDQHWKKSVLSKIYPRSSQTHLDIGFFLRPRRMSERDLPSRLGRDATAPQQQIHTSKSVPALHNVGTDGKQQHEVFNPGYSRASSSNSVTPPVTQPPPPMTTINSSTSLRSRSSHNLHDPTKMGTLPPSGLVSRQQSSPNLNPGQTTSNNSSSANVGPSSNILQSNEAERFYQNLSIYRNQDTTTTTTTTTTTTTKQRHSPSQHSDDRNPLQLQKSSRGSQNSLNRPGTFEMNQTRDRPISAYVPQPQQQSYLVGGLSQQGCAAPPRSQSSRDIIRQEAKLQEMQEEVRRRELRGGIPVPLNQYRPTAYNLKTNMSVQSPISSAVRPTKSAGSQPNLGSSPPVTVSSAPSISTSGHVTTRQTGPSNYGYLDAQYGPYMVQYGKSPHVHQHQHQHQSQPQSQHQHPHQHQHQLQLQHQHQHQHQHQHQHQHQNIQQQNLGHIQYGHASMTSTRGKNDLIRLQSNGMLLDYGRDQGTRDIGKLYMDQNQHVAVGSQYYLNSDVRNEHYNDENGINRAQTAPEGSTMSNEIPIRPTLPEEGYPESPPPPPPSTSTHPLYSKQSDSRYTASMQDPPRGGYYPANTTGTTLQPRQYQYSATNPWQREEKEREQARRREAARQWRDQQIAELSALSHRTSQQEEQLRALQLERDFQKRAEEVANQQDDDEESNDLDTENIRVQQSLLRTTVPQDRNNSLEQHHLNLPRTNATNQSIKGNHTGQSVGGSPMHSTNVVSIHTGNGPSQQSSQNIVNTCLQQQQPHQQQQESSGSHFSSDLQHEHTNQMPNNIGQIQMSSLLHLNSSQKPLGLSQSNEEKEMHRRHEEIKRKQVEFDDTQSKKKEEEINKQQQIQQMYQQQHHSQQLQSHLKTQQMLHPSMLRLDSLIINGSSASSTHNTSNDAPLPPERGSSYAVMSQQSTLRSNNANISNIVTLAQPQSTSVKRVSFHDSNANVESVQRSVSSGNSSTSQILAMDVITEDPNNFINDAEILLASPKAPEGSGGAPITGSTPGVIGAQEVYKDPRQRRLAEKQKQQQSSQVGQVPEKLSFKEKMKMFAMETGEDGTPRDKVKISRAQREIDNIGNPTIPTLNSNNHHHHNHHNNNNNNNSSSGSNSSTSNNPNNNNSNSSNINNNSSNRQQ